From Roseovarius pelagicus:
CAAGTTCACGCTGCAGGTGTTGGGCGCCGCGGCCGAGTTCGAGCGGGCGTTGATCCGCGAACGTACCAAGGCGGGGCTGGCGAGTGCCCGTGCTAAGGGCCGGGTCAGCGGAAACCCGGGCCTACGCGCCCGCGATCCAGCGGCGCTCCGCAAGGTGCGGCTCGCGCGGCAAGACGGCTACATGGAGCGGCTGAACGAGACGGCTCAAGACTGGGTGCCCCAAGTGCGCCGGTTGCGCCCCGACTTGGCCTGGGAAGACGTTGTGCGCATCATCAACGGCCCCCTGCCCGAGGCGCGTCGCTGGACCCAAAGCCGTCTCTTGCGCGCTGTGAAGGCCTATGTCCGCGACGGCTTCCTGCCTACCGAGGTGCTGGCCCGCGCCGGGCGCCGCGAAACGGACGATCGTCTGCCCGCCATTATTGCTGGCATCAAGGGCGCAGATCCCGACATCACGCTTCAAGCGATCTGTGAACGGCTGGAATCTATGCGCGAACGCACCCCGCGCGGACGCGCCAGCTGGCAGCCGTCGTCCGTAAGGATGCTGCTGGAACGCGCAGAGAAGTTGGGCTTGCTGAAGCCCGCGCAATAAACACGACCTTGCAAATCTTCCAACTTATGGAACCATTGCAAGATTGCAGCCCATTTTCTGGTCAGGTGAATGGATTCATGACGCGCAACTGATCTTCGACCAGCAATCCGTCGTGCATATCTTCGCTCCACAAAGTCGTGCATCCAGCAATAAGAGCGGCCGACACAATCATCGCGTCATAGACCGAAAGCTGATATTTTTCTGCCAGAGCTCGGCCCACAAGATGGGTTTGCACAGACAGGTCCTCGACTGGACACAAGGATTGGACCCCTGCTAGAAAGGCGCCGGTCTCCTCCCAACTGAGACCGGCTTTCCTCCGGCAATTGACCATCGCTTCGTTCAGGACCTGCACACTGATCCGCGGCCCCTGCCCCAGGATGTCTTCCGCCCGATCCGCCTTTGGGCCGTCGTCAAGAAGGTAAAGGACGACATTTGTATCCGCGAATTCAGCGCTCATGCGCAGCGTCGCGGCTCAGGCGTGCGTCCTTGGATAGCTGTCCGCGAAACCGTCTTAGCCCTTGCAGGACTTCATCGGCGCGAGGTTGGCGCTTGACCAGAATGGTTCTATCGTCCTTTACCAGGTCGATCTGATCGCCTTCCTTTAGGCCGAGTTCCCGCACAAGATCCGCGGGTAGCCGGACTGCAAGGGAGTTTCCCCATTTGGCAACTTGCATCTCGTCCTCTCAGGTGTGGATAAACATCCGAGTATGTATATCTAAAAACATCAAAAGGCAAGCTTTGGGTCGTTCAAAGAACTCCCCTCATGTTCGTTGGGGCAACGCAGGTTCTGCCCGTTAGGTACTGTTCTATGGCGCATCAAACTTCGTCCATGAGTCGGCTTCCGCTACTTGGCATGATCTCCGGTTGAATGGCAGTCATTCGTGGACGACGACCTTCGCCCTCGACGTGGCCGGGTCGCATTAGTCACGTGTCTCTGAAGTCGTCGGTTCCTAATCAGTTGTCGTTGACTCCCCCTCCCTGCCCCGCAGCGCTCCGTGTCCTGCGTGGCTGATATTCAGTCAGCTACCTGGCTGCTGCGCATCGAGACGCAACCAATGAACGATTAGGGCGACGACAGAGGGTGGAGAGATCGGTGTTACCACGGTCGGCGGGCTGCACTTCGACGTTTATCTCTAGGAACAATGCGAGGTTTGAAAGGCGTGAGGGCGGATAGGAAAAGGTACAATGCTCGTTGTCACCACGTTTACAGCTGTAAACTCGACCTAGATTGCGTTCGTCGATATAGTTTCATGGCGCATGTTTAGACACTAAATAGAGGAAAAATCTTGACTTAGCCGCGTGAATCGCTGCTTTTATCCTCAAGTGGCGTGAAAAAGGCCACATTTTGGAAA
This genomic window contains:
- a CDS encoding recombinase family protein yields the protein MSLIGYARVSTEDQTPLPQSEALQSAGCAEIFEEHASGGNRARPVLARVLERVQSGDTLVVVRIDRLARSLSHLLEVIERLEAKGAFFRSIQDPIDTGSPQGKFTLQVLGAAAEFERALIRERTKAGLASARAKGRVSGNPGLRARDPAALRKVRLARQDGYMERLNETAQDWVPQVRRLRPDLAWEDVVRIINGPLPEARRWTQSRLLRAVKAYVRDGFLPTEVLARAGRRETDDRLPAIIAGIKGADPDITLQAICERLESMRERTPRGRASWQPSSVRMLLERAEKLGLLKPAQ
- a CDS encoding PIN domain-containing protein, with protein sequence MSAEFADTNVVLYLLDDGPKADRAEDILGQGPRISVQVLNEAMVNCRRKAGLSWEETGAFLAGVQSLCPVEDLSVQTHLVGRALAEKYQLSVYDAMIVSAALIAGCTTLWSEDMHDGLLVEDQLRVMNPFT
- a CDS encoding AbrB/MazE/SpoVT family DNA-binding domain-containing protein; translated protein: MQVAKWGNSLAVRLPADLVRELGLKEGDQIDLVKDDRTILVKRQPRADEVLQGLRRFRGQLSKDARLSRDAAHER